Proteins from one Juglans microcarpa x Juglans regia isolate MS1-56 chromosome 1S, Jm3101_v1.0, whole genome shotgun sequence genomic window:
- the LOC121246187 gene encoding cell wall integrity protein scw1: MAGTGIHPYLQQWAPAATAPPAPPPSVAATVPLPPPIVIDNPARSASDEVRTIFITGLPEDVKERELLNLLRWLPGYEASQVNFKGEKPMGFALFSTAQLAVAAKDALQEMVFDVESKSVLHTEMAKKNLFIKRGIVADSSTYDQSKRLRTGGDYTHTGYTSPSPFHPPPAHIWGPHGFMAPPPPYDPYGGYPVPPVPMPAPSPVPAPNNYVPVQNVKDNPPCNTLFIGNLGENINEEELRGLFSVQPGFKQMKILRQERHTVCFIEFEDINSATNVHHSLQGAVIPSSGSVGMRIQYSKNPFGKRKDASHHVAAPGSNGALPAMTYQ; the protein is encoded by the exons ATGGCAGGAACTGGCATCCACCCATACCTCCAGCAGTGGGCACCAGCTGCCACTGCCCCTCCTGCTCCACCCCCTTCTGTCGCCGCCACCGTTCCTCTTCCTCCCCCTATCGTCATAGACAACCCCGCCCGCTCCGCCTCTGatgag GTGCGTACAATATTCATCACGGGTCTTCCAGAGGatgtgaaagagagagagctactGAATCTACTGAGATGGCTGCCTGGATACGAGGCTTCACAAGTGAACTTCAAAGGCGAGAAGCCCATGGGTTTCGCTCTCTTCTCTACTGCTCAGCTTGCTGTTGCCGCCAAAGATGCCCTTCAG GAAATGGTGTTTGATGTGGAGTCGAAGTCCGTGTTGCACACCGAGATGGCCaagaaaaatctttttatcAAAAGAG GAATAGTAGCGGATTCAAGCACCTATGATCAGAGTAAACGCTTGCGAACTGGTGGTGACTATACACACACTGGTTATACCAGTCCATCTCCCTTTCATCCTCCTCCAGCACACATTTGGGGACCACATGG GTTTATGGCGCCACCTCCTCCATATGATCCATATGGAGGCTACCCAGTTCCTCCAGTACCAATGCCTGCTCCCTCTCCCGTGCCAGCACCTAACAATTATGTACCTGTTCAG aATGTAAAAGATAACCCTCCATGCAATACCCTTTTCATTGGTAATTTGGGAGAGAACATAAATGAGGAAGAACTGCGGGGCCTTTTTAGCGT ACAACCTGGCTTTAAGCAAATGAAGATCTTGAGACAGGAAAGGCACACTGTTTGCTTTATTGAGTTTGAA GACATAAATAGTGCCACCAATGTACACCATAGTTTGCAGGGTGCTGTTATCCCCAGTTCTGGTTCAGTTGGCATGCGGATACA ATATTCAAAGAACCCCTTTGGGAAAAGGAAGGATGCTAGCCACCATGTTGCCGCCCCTGGTAGTAATGGAGCTCTGCCAGCTATGACATACCAGTAG
- the LOC121246188 gene encoding uncharacterized protein LOC121246188: MTKNAPALISSSIGLERMMAAWEAKQLLTVANIDRFLVVPNRAHVWGRKLKAVAPLATRCASQSADPPQKHPNCSEDGESETTDSSVEPKVELARVVVFDSTVAVGSETPRGYPVRVSPPTSLGLGDLNGLMGQALVDLATTFDFDLPPKRYCSTGTSPFEFPSLPSSTLTLSGGEISKDIYYTFSMGVSGIVTLAATETCGGQDSTLSSPFLRSSRGVKPH; this comes from the coding sequence ATGACAAAGAATGCTCCTGCGTTGATATCATCCTCAATTGGGCTAGAGAGAATGATGGCGGCTTGGGAGGCCAAGCAACTTTTGACCGTTGCCAACATTGACAGGTTCCTTGTGGTGCCCAACCGGGCCCATGTTTGGGGGCGTAAACTTAAGGCTGTGGCGCCTCTTGCAACGAGGTGTGCTTCTCAGTCTGCTGACCCTCCCCAAAAGCACCCCAATTGTAGTGAAGACGGTGAGAGTGAGACTACAGACTCCAGTGTGGAGCCAAAGGTGGAATTAGCAAGGGTTGTGGTTTTTGATTCTACTGTTGCTGTTGGGAGTGAGACGCCCAGAGGCTATCCTGTGAGGGTGTCGCCACCAACATCGCTAGGTCTTGGCGACCTCAATGGGCTCATGGGGCAAGCCCTCGTTGACTTAGCGACGACCTTTGATTTCGACTTGCCCCCTAAGAGGTACTGTTCAACAGGTACTTCACCTTTTGAGTTTCCTTCCCTTCCCTCCTCGACTTTGACTCTCAGTGGCGGCGAGATATCTAAAGATATCTATTACACCTTTTCCATGGGTGTGTCCGGGATTGTCACACTTGCAGCTACTGAAACCTGTGGGGGGCAAGATTCCACGCTGAGTTCCCCCTTCCTGCGATCATCTCGAGGGGTGAAACCCCACTAA